The following coding sequences lie in one Arthrobacter sp. SLBN-122 genomic window:
- a CDS encoding DsbA family protein, with the protein MSSPQAPARNTPRLVRKTIWILLAVIVVCGVAWYALFTATKPRQAAAPAAGMEQLVRADSHMLTTPREEKAQLVEFLDFECPSCGAIHPFVEELKAEFGDRITFVNRYFPLSAHPNSGQAALAAEAAAQQGQYQQMAGKLFDNQAQWAGNQQSQAPLFRTYAGQLGLNLEKFDAAVADRKTEERILADIADGNALGVSGTPTFFLNGEKLALSTKADFRQKLADAVK; encoded by the coding sequence ATGTCCTCCCCCCAGGCTCCTGCCCGTAATACCCCGCGCCTTGTCAGGAAAACCATCTGGATCCTGCTGGCCGTCATCGTGGTGTGCGGCGTCGCCTGGTACGCACTCTTCACCGCCACCAAACCCCGGCAGGCCGCAGCCCCGGCCGCCGGGATGGAACAGTTGGTCCGGGCGGACAGCCACATGCTCACCACGCCACGTGAGGAAAAGGCGCAGTTGGTGGAGTTCCTGGATTTTGAGTGCCCGTCCTGCGGCGCCATCCATCCCTTCGTGGAGGAGCTCAAAGCCGAGTTCGGTGACAGGATTACTTTCGTCAACAGGTACTTTCCGTTGTCTGCCCACCCCAATTCAGGCCAGGCGGCGCTGGCAGCGGAAGCTGCCGCTCAACAAGGCCAGTACCAGCAGATGGCAGGGAAACTGTTCGACAACCAGGCCCAGTGGGCCGGAAACCAGCAATCCCAGGCGCCCCTGTTCCGGACCTATGCCGGGCAACTGGGCCTCAACCTCGAAAAGTTCGATGCCGCCGTCGCCGATCGGAAAACCGAAGAACGCATCCTGGCCGATATCGCCGACGGCAATGCCCTGGGCGTCAGTGGCACGCCCACCTTCTTCCTCAACGGCGAGAAACTGGCACTGAGCACCAAGGCGGACTTCCGGCAGAAGCTGGCCGACGCCGTCAAGTAG
- a CDS encoding ABC transporter permease codes for MPSSVPANIPKAAGTALPAATPRSSGLSLLASELKVLFGRRRTWALLLALAAIPVLIAVAVKVSSAVPPGRGPAFLDRITQNGLFVAFTAMLVSVPLFMPLTIGVVAGDTIAGEASLGTLRYLLVAPAGRVRLLLVKYAGALAFCIAAPLTVGLAGAAIGAALFPVGPVTLLSGGVVQPSEAALRTVLIAAYLAVSLAGLSAIGLFLSTLTVVPVGAMAATVVVSVVSQVADQLPQLEWLHPWLFSHYWLGFGDMLRQPLVWDSFASNALLQTGYVAVFGALAYGRFVTKDILS; via the coding sequence TTGCCCAGTAGTGTGCCCGCGAATATTCCGAAGGCTGCCGGAACTGCCCTTCCGGCCGCGACGCCACGCAGCTCGGGATTGTCCCTCCTGGCGTCCGAACTCAAGGTCCTGTTCGGCCGGCGGCGGACGTGGGCGCTGCTCCTGGCGCTCGCCGCCATCCCGGTCCTGATTGCCGTTGCAGTGAAGGTATCGTCCGCGGTCCCGCCCGGAAGGGGCCCAGCCTTCCTTGACCGGATCACCCAGAACGGCCTGTTCGTGGCCTTTACCGCCATGCTGGTCTCCGTGCCGCTGTTCATGCCGCTCACCATAGGTGTGGTTGCGGGGGACACGATCGCCGGGGAGGCAAGCCTGGGCACCCTGCGGTACCTGCTGGTGGCGCCGGCCGGACGGGTCCGGCTCCTCCTGGTCAAGTACGCGGGCGCGCTGGCCTTCTGCATCGCCGCTCCGTTGACCGTTGGCCTCGCGGGCGCCGCCATTGGCGCGGCCCTTTTCCCGGTGGGTCCCGTGACGCTGCTCTCCGGCGGGGTGGTCCAGCCGTCCGAAGCCGCCCTGCGCACAGTGCTGATCGCTGCCTACCTGGCGGTGTCACTCGCCGGGCTTTCGGCCATCGGGCTGTTCCTGTCCACCCTCACGGTGGTGCCGGTGGGAGCGATGGCCGCTACGGTGGTGGTTTCGGTGGTGTCCCAGGTCGCGGACCAGCTGCCGCAGCTGGAGTGGCTGCATCCGTGGCTCTTCAGCCACTACTGGCTTGGTTTTGGCGACATGCTGCGCCAGCCCCTGGTGTGGGATTCCTTCGCCAGCAACGCCCTCCTGCAAACCGGCTATGTGGCGGTGTTCGGGGCGCTCGCCTACGGCCGGTTCGTCACCAAGGACATCTTGAGCTGA
- a CDS encoding glycoside hydrolase family 13 protein, whose translation MPDTSVPAPRPTPSPWWADAVVYQIYPRSFADGNGDGMGDLRGVRDRLPYLEGLGVDAIWLSPFYKSPQADGGYDVADYRQVDPLFGSLADFDAMLQEAHRRGLKVIVDLVPNHTSDEHAWFREALAAAPGSPARDRYIFREGKDEVPGSGDGRRAPNNWTSIFGGPAWSRVTGADGSPGQWYLHLFDTKQPDLNWENPEVHEEMRSVLRFWLDRGADGFRVDVAHGLVKEAGLPDWEGAAAMVEGTSALRRESHLPGDAPHAHTDAEEPHRAVSPMYPPSPFFDQDGVHAIYRDWNRVLAEYGGDRMMVAEAWVEPAERLARYVRPDEMQQAFNFDFLLAGWDAERMAEAIEASLAAAASVGAPCTWVLSNHDTVRHSTRFGLKDPTTFPKGIGAGDEQPDPALGLARARAATLVALALPGSAYLYQGEELGLPEHTTLPDSARQDPTFFRTQGAEIGRDGCRVPLPWAADQPGFGFSEDLSGDVPAPWLPQPESFGPLAADQQDGEEGSTLELYRAALAFRSARQLGRGSVEWTDGHAPDSGLLAFRNGQVVVLSNMGFASAPVPEGYAVVLSSGPGPAEDWAGMREVPVDCTVYLQRV comes from the coding sequence ATGCCCGATACATCCGTTCCGGCGCCCCGCCCAACACCATCACCCTGGTGGGCCGACGCCGTTGTCTACCAGATCTACCCCCGCTCCTTTGCCGACGGCAACGGTGATGGAATGGGCGACCTGCGCGGCGTCCGGGACCGGCTACCCTATCTCGAAGGGCTGGGCGTGGACGCCATCTGGCTGTCGCCGTTCTATAAGTCGCCGCAGGCCGACGGCGGCTACGACGTTGCGGACTACCGGCAGGTGGACCCGCTATTCGGTTCGCTGGCGGACTTCGACGCCATGTTGCAGGAAGCTCACCGCCGCGGACTGAAGGTCATCGTTGACTTGGTGCCCAACCACACTTCGGACGAGCATGCCTGGTTCCGGGAAGCGCTGGCGGCAGCGCCGGGAAGTCCTGCACGTGACCGCTACATCTTCCGCGAAGGCAAGGATGAGGTGCCGGGATCCGGTGACGGAAGGCGGGCACCCAACAACTGGACATCCATTTTTGGCGGGCCCGCCTGGAGCCGCGTGACCGGGGCGGACGGATCTCCCGGCCAGTGGTACCTGCACCTCTTCGACACCAAGCAGCCGGACCTGAACTGGGAGAACCCGGAAGTACACGAGGAGATGCGTTCGGTACTGCGCTTCTGGCTGGACCGCGGCGCGGACGGCTTCCGTGTGGACGTTGCCCACGGCCTGGTCAAGGAGGCAGGACTTCCGGATTGGGAGGGAGCAGCTGCGATGGTGGAAGGAACTTCCGCTCTGCGCCGGGAGAGCCACTTGCCCGGCGATGCTCCACACGCCCACACCGACGCCGAGGAACCGCACCGGGCTGTCTCCCCGATGTATCCGCCGTCACCGTTCTTCGACCAGGACGGCGTCCATGCCATCTACCGCGACTGGAACCGGGTCCTGGCAGAATACGGCGGGGACCGGATGATGGTGGCCGAGGCCTGGGTGGAACCGGCCGAGCGGCTGGCCAGGTATGTCCGGCCCGATGAGATGCAGCAGGCCTTCAACTTCGATTTCCTGCTGGCCGGTTGGGACGCCGAACGCATGGCTGAGGCCATCGAGGCATCCCTGGCAGCGGCAGCATCCGTGGGGGCGCCATGCACCTGGGTCCTCAGCAACCACGACACAGTCCGGCACAGCACGCGCTTTGGGCTTAAGGATCCCACCACGTTCCCCAAGGGCATCGGCGCTGGAGACGAACAACCCGATCCGGCCCTGGGCCTTGCCCGGGCACGGGCGGCCACGCTGGTTGCGCTGGCTCTTCCGGGGTCGGCCTACCTTTACCAGGGCGAGGAACTGGGCCTTCCGGAGCACACGACCCTTCCCGACTCCGCCAGGCAGGACCCAACCTTTTTCCGCACCCAGGGTGCCGAGATCGGCCGGGACGGCTGCCGCGTCCCGCTGCCGTGGGCTGCGGACCAACCCGGTTTCGGTTTCTCTGAAGATCTGTCCGGGGACGTTCCCGCACCGTGGCTCCCCCAGCCGGAAAGTTTCGGTCCCCTGGCCGCCGACCAGCAGGACGGCGAGGAGGGCTCAACGCTGGAGCTATACCGGGCCGCGCTGGCCTTCAGGTCAGCCCGGCAGCTGGGCCGCGGCAGCGTGGAGTGGACTGACGGGCACGCGCCGGACAGCGGGCTGCTGGCCTTCCGGAACGGCCAGGTGGTGGTGCTGTCCAACATGGGCTTCGCCTCAGCCCCCGTGCCCGAAGGTTACGCCGTGGTGCTGTCCAGCGGCCCTGGACCTGCCGAAGACTGGGCCGGAATGCGGGAGGTCCCCGTGGACTGCACCGTGTACCTGCAGAGGGTGTAG
- a CDS encoding glycoside hydrolase family 68 protein: protein MHKHPQHRLLRWRPAAAALAAAVAASAFLAVPSAQANEPSDPPAVQQMPAPTPGFPLPTQHTQQALDPASNFTSKWTRADAKQIMAQSDESVSPGTNSMSQDVTMPEIPEDFPTMNDDVWVWDTWSLTDENANQISYKGWDVIFSLVADRHAGYGFDQRHWNARIGYFFRKTNADPAKDKWNYGGHLFLDNTSIGNTEWSGSTRLMQGNHVNVFYTATTFYDVAERNAGGGGIAPDAAIAKALGNIHADQNGVTFDGFQHTKLLEPDGKMYQTKAQNPGFAFRDPYTFADPAHPGKTFMVFEGNTGGNRGDYQCKGEDLGYQPGDPHAENVNDVQNSGAYYQTANVGLAVADNKDLTKWSFLPPILSANCVNDQTERPQIFIQNEGGKNKYYLFTISHQFTYAAGMRGPDGIYGFVGDGVRSDYQPMNNSGLALGSPTDLNLPANAPESPSAKQNGRQFQAYSHYVQPGGLVQSFIDNVNGVRGGSLSPTVKINFRDVVSQVDRSFGRNGLGPFGYLPTNVRVGGEGLYK from the coding sequence ATGCACAAGCACCCCCAACACCGGCTGCTGCGGTGGCGCCCCGCCGCCGCGGCGCTGGCGGCAGCCGTTGCGGCCTCGGCCTTCCTGGCCGTCCCCTCGGCCCAGGCCAACGAGCCCTCCGACCCGCCCGCCGTCCAGCAGATGCCGGCCCCCACCCCAGGCTTCCCCCTGCCGACGCAGCACACCCAGCAGGCCCTCGACCCGGCGTCGAACTTCACCTCCAAGTGGACCCGCGCGGACGCCAAGCAGATCATGGCGCAGAGCGACGAGTCGGTCTCCCCGGGCACGAACTCCATGAGCCAGGACGTCACCATGCCGGAAATCCCGGAGGATTTCCCCACCATGAACGACGACGTCTGGGTCTGGGACACCTGGTCCCTGACGGACGAGAACGCCAACCAGATCAGCTACAAGGGCTGGGACGTCATCTTCTCCCTGGTCGCTGACCGCCATGCCGGCTACGGCTTCGACCAGCGCCACTGGAACGCCAGGATCGGCTACTTCTTCCGGAAGACCAATGCGGACCCGGCTAAGGACAAGTGGAACTACGGCGGCCACCTGTTCCTGGACAACACCTCGATCGGCAACACCGAGTGGTCCGGGTCGACCCGCCTCATGCAGGGCAACCACGTAAACGTCTTCTACACGGCCACCACCTTCTACGACGTGGCTGAGCGGAACGCGGGCGGCGGCGGGATTGCTCCCGACGCAGCCATCGCCAAGGCCCTGGGCAACATCCACGCGGACCAGAACGGCGTCACGTTCGACGGCTTCCAGCACACCAAACTGCTGGAGCCGGACGGAAAGATGTACCAGACCAAGGCGCAGAACCCCGGCTTCGCTTTCCGCGACCCCTACACCTTCGCCGACCCGGCCCATCCGGGCAAGACCTTCATGGTGTTCGAAGGCAACACCGGCGGCAACCGCGGCGACTACCAGTGCAAGGGCGAGGACCTCGGCTACCAGCCGGGCGACCCCCACGCCGAAAACGTCAACGACGTCCAGAACAGCGGCGCGTACTACCAGACCGCAAACGTGGGCCTGGCCGTGGCGGACAACAAGGACCTCACCAAGTGGTCCTTCCTGCCGCCCATCCTCTCCGCCAACTGCGTGAACGACCAGACGGAGCGCCCGCAGATCTTCATCCAAAATGAGGGCGGCAAGAACAAGTACTACCTGTTCACCATCAGCCACCAGTTCACCTATGCAGCCGGCATGCGCGGTCCCGACGGCATCTACGGCTTCGTGGGCGATGGTGTCCGCTCCGACTACCAGCCCATGAACAACAGCGGCCTGGCGCTGGGGTCCCCAACGGACCTCAACCTTCCCGCCAATGCCCCGGAGAGCCCGTCCGCCAAGCAGAACGGCCGGCAGTTCCAGGCATATTCTCACTACGTCCAGCCCGGCGGCCTGGTGCAGTCCTTCATCGACAACGTCAACGGCGTCCGCGGCGGTTCCTTGTCACCGACGGTGAAGATCAACTTCCGGGACGTCGTATCCCAGGTGGACAGGAGCTTTGGCCGGAATGGCCTCGGCCCGTTCGGCTACCTGCCCACCAACGTCAGGGTTGGCGGTGAGGGCCTCTACAAGTAG
- a CDS encoding metallopeptidase family protein, protein MPASLPPGLPILPSGPGEPSGFTMSPDEFEAAVQDALNSIPDRLARAMDNVAVFIDDDYVPGPGEDPDTVLLGLYEGVPLTERDSWWEAGSLPDRITIFREPILGVCESRDDVVHEVAVTVVHEIAHHFGISDDRLHELGWG, encoded by the coding sequence ATGCCAGCCAGCCTTCCGCCGGGGCTTCCGATTCTGCCCTCCGGTCCGGGTGAGCCATCCGGGTTCACCATGTCGCCTGACGAGTTCGAGGCCGCCGTCCAGGATGCCCTCAACAGCATTCCGGACCGACTGGCACGGGCCATGGACAATGTGGCCGTGTTCATCGACGACGACTACGTGCCGGGCCCGGGCGAAGACCCGGACACGGTGCTGCTGGGACTGTACGAAGGAGTCCCGCTGACGGAACGTGATTCCTGGTGGGAGGCCGGTTCCCTGCCGGACCGGATAACAATCTTCCGCGAACCGATCCTTGGGGTCTGCGAATCCAGGGACGACGTGGTCCATGAGGTGGCCGTCACCGTGGTGCACGAGATCGCCCACCACTTCGGCATCTCGGATGACCGGCTGCACGAGCTGGGCTGGGGCTAG
- a CDS encoding cation diffusion facilitator family transporter, whose translation MGHDHSHSHGTATGRHRKRLVAVLGITLGVVVIQIIGAVLSGSLSLLADAGHMLSDAAGVTIALLASWIAGRPASAQRTYGYQRAEVLAALANALILIVISVVIFTEAVRRFGAPPEVQTDIMLFAAILGAVANLVSLVILRTAQDESLNVRGAYLEVLGDLLGSVAVIIAAAVIMLTGFQAADTIASVLIALMILPRAWSLLRDVVDVLLEASPKGVEVQMIREHILSVPGVTDVHDIHIWTITSGVPVFSAHVVVEDGVLNARGADQLLDKLITCLGSHFDTDHCTFQLEPASHSEHEAHQHA comes from the coding sequence ATGGGACATGACCACAGCCACAGCCACGGAACCGCCACCGGGCGGCACCGGAAACGCCTCGTGGCCGTCTTGGGGATCACGCTTGGCGTGGTGGTCATCCAGATCATCGGGGCTGTACTGTCCGGATCACTCTCGCTGCTCGCAGACGCAGGACATATGCTGTCGGACGCGGCAGGTGTCACCATCGCCCTCCTCGCCTCCTGGATTGCGGGCCGCCCGGCAAGCGCCCAGCGGACGTACGGCTACCAGCGCGCGGAGGTCCTCGCGGCCCTGGCCAATGCACTGATCCTGATCGTGATCTCCGTGGTCATCTTCACCGAAGCGGTCCGCCGGTTCGGTGCACCGCCGGAAGTGCAGACGGACATCATGCTTTTTGCCGCCATCCTGGGCGCCGTGGCCAACTTGGTGTCGCTCGTCATCCTGCGCACGGCACAGGATGAGAGCCTGAATGTGCGCGGTGCCTACCTGGAGGTACTGGGCGACCTCCTCGGTTCGGTGGCCGTCATCATCGCGGCGGCAGTGATCATGCTGACTGGGTTCCAGGCAGCGGACACCATTGCCTCCGTCCTGATCGCCCTGATGATCCTGCCGCGGGCCTGGAGCCTGCTGCGCGATGTAGTTGATGTGCTGCTGGAAGCCAGCCCCAAAGGCGTGGAGGTTCAGATGATCCGCGAACACATCCTGTCAGTTCCCGGCGTCACGGACGTGCATGACATCCATATCTGGACCATCACCTCCGGCGTCCCCGTGTTCTCGGCCCACGTTGTGGTGGAGGACGGAGTGCTTAACGCACGGGGTGCCGACCAGCTGCTGGACAAGCTCATCACCTGCCTGGGCTCCCATTTCGATACCGACCACTGCACCTTCCAGCTTGAACCTGCCAGCCACTCCGAGCATGAGGCACACCAGCACGCCTGA
- a CDS encoding Asp23/Gls24 family envelope stress response protein, whose protein sequence is MEYQNPQPVVPNRPVASPAQGPGRTVISETAVAKVAGIAARSVPGVYSLGSGPSRALGAIRDAVGSSDHAAGVHAEVGETQVAVDITLVASYGTPLHALANDVRAAVYRAVEELVGLQVIEVNVEITDVYVPPPVKTTAPAAPEREALL, encoded by the coding sequence ATGGAATACCAGAACCCACAACCCGTGGTGCCAAACCGTCCCGTCGCAAGCCCGGCGCAGGGTCCGGGCCGGACGGTAATTTCAGAGACTGCCGTGGCAAAGGTGGCGGGAATCGCCGCGCGTTCGGTTCCCGGCGTCTACTCCCTGGGTTCGGGCCCGTCCCGTGCCCTGGGCGCCATCCGCGACGCTGTGGGAAGTTCCGACCACGCTGCCGGCGTCCACGCGGAAGTGGGCGAAACGCAGGTAGCTGTTGATATCACCCTGGTGGCAAGTTACGGCACACCGCTTCATGCACTTGCCAATGATGTCCGGGCCGCTGTTTACCGCGCCGTCGAGGAACTGGTGGGGCTGCAGGTCATCGAAGTAAATGTGGAGATCACAGACGTCTACGTGCCGCCGCCGGTCAAGACCACGGCGCCCGCTGCACCTGAACGGGAGGCGCTGCTGTGA
- a CDS encoding PHP domain-containing protein has protein sequence MDAVAALNEIAFWLERGRAATFKVQAFRKAAAAISPLGPDEVANRARTGRLKSMKGIGDRTYAVIRQAVDGQVPDYLADLREKGATPLASGGTEIREALRGDLHSHSEWSDGGSPIELMVAAAEVLGREYLALTDHSPNLTIANGLSAERLKDQLDVVAAVNGNGGGTRLLTGIEVDILESGQLDQEPELLDRLDIVVASVHSKLRADRKTMTARMLGGIQDPHTNVLGHCTGRLVEGSRGTRPPSEFDAKEVFAACAEHHVAVEINSRPERQDPPDALIQLALEAGCLFSIDSDAHAPGQLDFLQYGAERAARNGVPAERIITTWPVEELLAWAGKG, from the coding sequence ATGGATGCCGTCGCAGCGCTCAACGAGATTGCTTTCTGGCTGGAGCGCGGACGCGCCGCCACCTTCAAGGTCCAGGCCTTCCGCAAAGCAGCGGCCGCCATCAGCCCGCTTGGCCCTGATGAAGTGGCCAACAGGGCCCGGACCGGGCGGCTGAAGTCCATGAAGGGCATCGGCGACCGCACCTACGCGGTGATCAGGCAGGCGGTGGACGGCCAGGTCCCCGATTACCTGGCGGACCTCCGGGAGAAGGGTGCCACGCCGCTGGCCTCCGGGGGCACGGAGATCCGCGAGGCGCTGAGGGGGGACCTGCACAGCCACAGCGAATGGTCCGACGGCGGCTCCCCCATTGAGCTGATGGTGGCTGCGGCGGAGGTGCTGGGCCGGGAGTACCTGGCCCTGACGGACCACTCCCCCAACCTCACCATCGCCAACGGGCTGTCGGCCGAGCGCCTGAAGGACCAGCTGGACGTGGTGGCAGCGGTCAACGGCAACGGCGGGGGCACCAGGCTCCTGACGGGAATCGAAGTGGACATCCTGGAGTCCGGCCAACTGGACCAGGAACCGGAACTGCTGGACCGCCTGGACATCGTGGTGGCCAGCGTCCATTCAAAACTGCGCGCCGACAGGAAGACCATGACCGCCCGGATGCTCGGCGGCATCCAGGACCCGCACACCAACGTCCTGGGCCACTGCACCGGCCGGCTGGTGGAGGGCTCACGCGGAACCCGGCCGCCGTCCGAATTCGATGCGAAGGAGGTGTTCGCAGCCTGCGCCGAGCATCACGTGGCGGTGGAAATCAACTCGCGGCCCGAACGCCAGGACCCACCCGATGCCCTGATCCAGCTGGCACTGGAGGCCGGCTGCCTGTTCTCGATCGACAGCGACGCCCACGCACCCGGGCAGCTGGATTTCCTGCAGTACGGCGCCGAACGGGCGGCCCGCAACGGCGTGCCGGCCGAACGGATCATCACCACCTGGCCGGTGGAAGAACTGCTTGCCTGGGCGGGCAAGGGCTAG
- a CDS encoding C40 family peptidase has protein sequence MALSGSGRRTAVLCAAVVLFASVATPAAAVPAPSAPLAVSASPDIPSPEDIAAAKASEAATADQVTAIERILADASTAQQAAFAVAMQANNSYSEALVELQQRTEAASVASARASSAREQQDKARKQVGQLAGDLYRNGGLNPTLGTLASGGESLQQAATLEALSASRSRAFEAADTAATAYRSLTAAADDATKAADDAAKTAEQRKSQAEQANAAQAKAVADAKAQRTILVDQLAQLRNTTVALESARVDALERQREEARLAALSAAADKAAQDKAAQDQASRNQSAQNQTVQNQAAGQNSRGQDTAPAAPAPVVPAPVAPAPAPAAPAPAPAAPAPVAPAPAAPAPPAPVAPAPAPAPAPAPAPAPAPAPAPSTGSGTYEAAISVALGKVGAPYFYQWGGTGPYGFDCSGLVQNAFAAAGKYLPRTASQQYAAAPVHVPLSQARRGDLLVWGSAPNFYHVAIYLGNGQVVQALNPQEGITVSTISSMVGMDLYPYAARY, from the coding sequence ATGGCATTATCCGGATCCGGCCGCAGGACGGCCGTGCTGTGCGCCGCCGTCGTCCTTTTTGCATCCGTGGCAACGCCGGCAGCCGCTGTACCGGCGCCATCTGCCCCGCTGGCCGTCTCCGCCTCGCCGGACATCCCTTCGCCGGAGGACATCGCTGCAGCAAAGGCCAGCGAGGCCGCGACGGCGGACCAGGTCACTGCGATTGAGCGCATCCTTGCCGACGCATCCACCGCCCAGCAGGCAGCGTTCGCCGTGGCCATGCAGGCCAATAATTCGTACAGCGAGGCGCTGGTTGAGCTGCAGCAAAGGACGGAAGCGGCATCCGTTGCCTCTGCCAGGGCCTCGTCCGCCCGTGAACAGCAGGACAAGGCGCGGAAGCAGGTGGGGCAGCTTGCCGGGGACCTGTACCGCAACGGCGGCCTGAACCCCACCCTCGGGACCCTTGCCAGCGGCGGGGAAAGCCTCCAGCAGGCAGCCACGCTCGAGGCCCTTTCAGCCAGCCGCAGCCGCGCCTTTGAAGCCGCCGACACCGCGGCCACCGCTTACCGTTCCCTGACCGCAGCTGCCGACGACGCCACCAAAGCGGCCGACGACGCCGCAAAGACGGCGGAACAACGCAAGTCCCAGGCGGAACAGGCCAACGCCGCGCAGGCCAAGGCCGTGGCAGACGCGAAAGCGCAGCGGACCATCCTGGTGGACCAACTGGCACAGCTCCGCAACACCACCGTGGCGCTGGAATCGGCGCGCGTTGATGCACTGGAGAGGCAGCGCGAGGAGGCACGCCTGGCCGCCCTGTCCGCCGCCGCCGACAAGGCCGCACAGGACAAGGCGGCGCAAGACCAGGCAAGCCGGAACCAGTCTGCACAGAACCAGACCGTGCAGAACCAGGCAGCGGGCCAGAACAGCCGTGGACAGGACACGGCACCGGCCGCTCCTGCACCCGTTGTTCCCGCGCCCGTTGCCCCCGCGCCGGCACCAGCTGCCCCTGCACCCGCACCGGCTGCTCCGGCGCCCGTTGCTCCTGCACCCGCAGCACCGGCTCCTCCAGCGCCGGTTGCACCTGCCCCCGCGCCTGCACCCGCGCCGGCCCCGGCACCCGCACCCGCGCCCGCACCCGCGCCATCCACCGGATCAGGCACCTACGAGGCAGCCATCTCCGTCGCGTTGGGAAAGGTGGGGGCCCCGTACTTCTACCAATGGGGCGGTACCGGCCCTTACGGCTTTGACTGCTCCGGGCTGGTGCAGAACGCGTTCGCGGCAGCCGGCAAGTACCTCCCCCGCACGGCTTCACAGCAATATGCCGCCGCCCCGGTCCACGTCCCCCTTTCGCAGGCGCGCCGCGGCGACCTGCTCGTGTGGGGTTCGGCGCCGAATTTCTACCACGTGGCCATCTACCTGGGGAACGGCCAGGTAGTGCAGGCACTCAACCCGCAGGAGGGCATTACCGTTTCCACCATCAGCTCCATGGTGGGAATGGACCTCTACCCCTATGCGGCCCGCTACTGA
- a CDS encoding DMT family transporter, which yields MPPTSPHEPLTTAPAPLKPVTALGAAAMVVTVVLWASAFVGIRAIGPHFSPGSLTLGRLAIAAVVLAFLVVPQLLKSRVLPRGREWLPILAYGVMWFGGYNVALNAAEHILDAGTSALLINVNPILVAIMAGIFLKEGFPRWLLIGSTVAFAGVALIALGSGQPRSGESSTADLAGVALCLLAAVLAAVSVIIQKPVVRKFPAAQATWFGIVVGALCCLPFAGQLASEVQAAPAQATLGLVYLGVFPTAIAFTTWAYALSLVDAGKLAATTYLVPGTTVFISWLLLGEIPTVWGLVGGLVCLAGVGLTRRRTRVRGRQRPLRR from the coding sequence ATGCCGCCGACCAGCCCCCATGAACCGCTGACCACCGCCCCTGCACCGCTGAAGCCCGTGACGGCCCTTGGCGCGGCCGCCATGGTGGTCACGGTGGTTCTGTGGGCGTCGGCGTTCGTTGGAATCCGGGCCATTGGCCCCCATTTCTCCCCCGGCTCCCTGACACTGGGCAGGCTGGCGATTGCCGCCGTCGTGCTGGCCTTCCTGGTGGTGCCGCAACTGCTCAAGAGCCGGGTATTGCCGCGGGGACGGGAATGGCTGCCCATCCTCGCCTATGGCGTGATGTGGTTCGGAGGCTACAACGTGGCCCTGAACGCCGCCGAGCACATCCTCGATGCCGGTACCAGTGCCCTGCTGATCAATGTCAACCCCATCCTGGTGGCAATCATGGCCGGCATCTTCCTCAAGGAAGGCTTCCCACGCTGGCTGCTCATCGGCAGCACCGTGGCATTCGCGGGTGTCGCGCTGATCGCCCTCGGCTCCGGGCAGCCACGTTCCGGGGAAAGTTCGACGGCGGACCTGGCCGGCGTGGCGCTTTGCCTCCTTGCCGCGGTGCTCGCCGCAGTCAGCGTCATCATCCAGAAGCCGGTGGTCCGGAAGTTCCCGGCCGCGCAGGCAACCTGGTTTGGCATCGTGGTGGGAGCCTTGTGCTGCCTGCCCTTCGCCGGCCAACTGGCGTCCGAAGTGCAGGCAGCCCCCGCACAGGCCACGCTGGGGCTGGTGTACCTGGGTGTTTTCCCCACCGCCATCGCCTTCACCACCTGGGCATATGCGTTGTCCCTGGTGGACGCAGGGAAGCTGGCCGCCACCACGTACCTGGTCCCCGGCACCACGGTTTTCATCTCATGGCTCCTGCTTGGCGAGATCCCCACCGTCTGGGGACTGGTTGGCGGCCTGGTGTGCCTGGCGGGAGTGGGGCTCACCCGGCGCCGGACCCGGGTCCGCGGACGGCAACGGCCGCTTCGGCGCTAG